In the genome of Manis javanica isolate MJ-LG chromosome 17, MJ_LKY, whole genome shotgun sequence, one region contains:
- the ATMIN gene encoding ATM interactor isoform X1, which translates to MAASEAAAAVSAALASGAPAVPAAARGAAAASGPWVPPGRLRGSRPRPATARQQPAGPAPPARELIQPSVSELSRAVRTNILCTVRGCGKILPNSPALNMHLVKSHRLQDGIINPTVRKDLKTVPKFYCCPIEGCPRGPDRPFSQFSLVKQHFMKMHAEKKHKCSKCSNSYGTKWDLKRHAEDCGKTFQCTCGCPYASRTALQSHVYRTGHEIPAEHRDPPSKKRKMENCLHNQKLSSKTTESLCTQPTPKPDTQDLETSEIKLVTSFEDSCSSNARKQTLTAPSRHPQKLLLPKPKAALVKLPVMQLSSMPVFVPTADSSAPPVVFGVDHQGSTPWAVHLLPLSVGTLILGLDSEACSLKETLPLSIIVSPVAVEPISTDIQVNLGKSLSNPLQELGNTCQKSSLSSVNVQTDLSHAAPHFIPSAPWDSPDSSVSSCSQTDLTFGSQISLPISVHTQTFLPSSKVTSSTAAQTDAYLDPCFQSGGISRETQTSGVQGLTDDRVQMDQAVMCGDIFESVHSSYGVSTDSMISSSLVAETVTHSLLPQNHPKTLDQEIEKSAPVMNFSAPNSMLPSQNMTDNQTQTIDLLSDLENILSSNLPGQTLDSRSLLSDTHPGPDTQLPSGPAQNPAIDFDIEEFFSASNIQTQTEESELNTMTAEPVLESLDIETQTDFLLADTSSQSYSCRGNSNFLGLEMFDTQTQTDLNFFLDSSPHLPLGSILKHSSFSMSTDSSDTETQTEGLCTAKNMPAVESKVQLNSTETQTMNSGFETLGSLFLTSNETQTAIDDFLLADLAWNTMESQFSSVETQTCAELHTVSNF; encoded by the exons ATGGCGGCATctgaggcggcggcggcggtgtcCGCGGCTTTGGCCTCGGGCGCCCCGGCTGTCCCGGCGGCCGCGAGGGGAGCCGCCGCCGCCTCGGGCCCGTGGGTGCCGCCCGGACGGCTGAGAGGCAGCCGGCCGCGGCCTGCGACGGCGAGGCAGCAGCCTGCGGGTCCGGCCCCTCCGGCCCGGGAGCTGATCCAGCCGTCGGTAAGCGAGCTGTCCCGGGCGGTGCGGACCAACATCCTGTGCACCGTGCGCGGCTGCGGCAAGATCCTGCCCAACAGCCCCGCGCTCAACATGCACCTGGTCAAGAGCCACCGCCTGCAG GATGGCATAATAAATCCAACAGTAAGAAAAGATTTGAAAACTGTACCGAAGTTCTACTGTTGTCCAATTGAAGGATGCCCTAGAGGCCCTGACAGaccattttctcaattttctctCGTCAAACAG CACTTTATGAAAATGCATGCGGAAAAGAAGCACAAATGCAGTAAGTGCAGCAACTCGTACGGCACGAAGTGGGACTTGAAGAGGCACGCAGAGGACTGCGGCAAGACCTTCCAGTGCACGTGCGGCTGCCCCTACGCCAGCAGGACGGCACTGCAGTCCCACGTCTACCGCACTGGCCATGAGATCCCCGCAGAGCACAG GGACCCACCCAGTAAGAAAAGGAAGATGGAGAACTGCCTGCACAACCAGAAGTTGTCCAGTAAGACCACTGAGTCACTGTGTACCCAGCCAACCCCCAAACCAGACACTCAAGACCTGGAAACTTCAGAAATTAAGCTAGTTACTTCTTTTGAAGACTCTTGCAGCTCTAATGCCAGAAAGCAGACCCTTACAGCACCTTCAAGACACCCTCAGAAGTTGCTGTTACCAAAGCCCAAGGCGGCCTTGGTGAAACTCCCGGTGATGCAGCTGTCCTCCATGCCTGTCTTTGTGCCCACGGCCGACTCCTCCGCCCCACCTGTGGTGTTCGGGGTTGACCACCAGGGCTCCACTCCGTGGGCTGTGCACTTACTGCCCTTGTCAGTAGGAACTCTGATCCTTGGCCTAGATTCAGAGGCTTGCTCTCTTAAGGAGACCCTCCCTCTTTCAATAATTGTAAGTCCTGTTGCTGTTGAGCCGATTAGTACAGATATTCAAGTGAACTTGGGGAAAAGTCTGTCTAATCCTTTACAAGAACTTGGGAACACATGTCAAAAGAGCAGCCTTTCTTCAGTCAACGTGCAGACCGATCTGTCTCATGCCGCACCACACTTTATACCTTCTGCACCATGGGATAGCCCGGATTCCTCTGTATCATCTTGTTCTCAAACTGATCTGACGTTTGGTTCTCAAATTTCCCTTCCCATAAGTGTTCATACTCAAACATTTTTGCCCAGTTCTAAAGTAACCTCATCAACAGCTGCTCAGACTGATGCGTACCTGGATCCCTGTTTCCAGTCAGGTGGGATCTCCAGAGAAACTCAAACCAGTGGGGTGCAGGGTCTGACGGATGACCGAGTACAGATGGACCAAGCTGTAATGTGTGGGGACATTTTTGAGAGTGTCCATTCATCATATGGTGTTTCTACAGACAGTATGATAAGCAGCAGTTTAGTAGCAGAGACTGTAACTCACAGTTTATTACCTCAGAACCACCCTAAGACTTTAGATCAAGAAATTGAGAAATCTGCACCAGTGATGAACTTCAGTGCCCCGAATAGTATGCTTCCTTCACAGAACATGACAGATAATCAGACCCAAACCATAGACTTACTAAGTGATTTAGAAAATATCTTGTCAAGTAATCTTCCTGGTCAGACTCTGGACAGTCGGAGTCTTTTGTCGGATACACATCCTGGACCTGACACCCAGCTCCCATCTGGCCCAGCCCAGAATCCCGCAATCGATTTTGATATTGAAGAGTTCTTTTCAGCCTCAAATATCCAGACTCAAACTGAAGAGAGTGAGCTTAACACCATGACCGCAGAGCCAGTCTTGGAATCACTGGACATAGAGACTCAAACCGACTTCCTCCTTGCAGACACCTCTTCCCAGTCCTACAGTTGTAGGGGAAATTCTAACTTCTTAGGCCTTGAAATGTTTGACACGCAGACACAGACAGACTTAAACTTCTTTTTAGACAGTAGCCCTCATCTGCCTCTGGGAAGTATTCTGAAACACTCCAGCTTTTCCATGAGTACTGATTCTTCTGACACAGAGACCCAAACTGAAGGACTCTGCACTGCTAAAAACATGCCTGCCGTGGAGAGCAAAGTTCAGTTGAACAGTACGGAAACACAGACCATGAACTCTGGCTTTGAAACCCTGGGGAGCTTGTTcctcaccagcaatgaaactcAAACAGCAATAGATGACTTTCTTCTGGCCGATTTGGCCTGGAACACGATGGAATCTCAGTTCAGCTCTGTAGAAACCCAGACGTGTGCGGAACTACACACAGTCTCCAACTTCTAG
- the ATMIN gene encoding ATM interactor isoform X2: protein MKMHAEKKHKCSKCSNSYGTKWDLKRHAEDCGKTFQCTCGCPYASRTALQSHVYRTGHEIPAEHRDPPSKKRKMENCLHNQKLSSKTTESLCTQPTPKPDTQDLETSEIKLVTSFEDSCSSNARKQTLTAPSRHPQKLLLPKPKAALVKLPVMQLSSMPVFVPTADSSAPPVVFGVDHQGSTPWAVHLLPLSVGTLILGLDSEACSLKETLPLSIIVSPVAVEPISTDIQVNLGKSLSNPLQELGNTCQKSSLSSVNVQTDLSHAAPHFIPSAPWDSPDSSVSSCSQTDLTFGSQISLPISVHTQTFLPSSKVTSSTAAQTDAYLDPCFQSGGISRETQTSGVQGLTDDRVQMDQAVMCGDIFESVHSSYGVSTDSMISSSLVAETVTHSLLPQNHPKTLDQEIEKSAPVMNFSAPNSMLPSQNMTDNQTQTIDLLSDLENILSSNLPGQTLDSRSLLSDTHPGPDTQLPSGPAQNPAIDFDIEEFFSASNIQTQTEESELNTMTAEPVLESLDIETQTDFLLADTSSQSYSCRGNSNFLGLEMFDTQTQTDLNFFLDSSPHLPLGSILKHSSFSMSTDSSDTETQTEGLCTAKNMPAVESKVQLNSTETQTMNSGFETLGSLFLTSNETQTAIDDFLLADLAWNTMESQFSSVETQTCAELHTVSNF, encoded by the exons ATGAAAATGCATGCGGAAAAGAAGCACAAATGCAGTAAGTGCAGCAACTCGTACGGCACGAAGTGGGACTTGAAGAGGCACGCAGAGGACTGCGGCAAGACCTTCCAGTGCACGTGCGGCTGCCCCTACGCCAGCAGGACGGCACTGCAGTCCCACGTCTACCGCACTGGCCATGAGATCCCCGCAGAGCACAG GGACCCACCCAGTAAGAAAAGGAAGATGGAGAACTGCCTGCACAACCAGAAGTTGTCCAGTAAGACCACTGAGTCACTGTGTACCCAGCCAACCCCCAAACCAGACACTCAAGACCTGGAAACTTCAGAAATTAAGCTAGTTACTTCTTTTGAAGACTCTTGCAGCTCTAATGCCAGAAAGCAGACCCTTACAGCACCTTCAAGACACCCTCAGAAGTTGCTGTTACCAAAGCCCAAGGCGGCCTTGGTGAAACTCCCGGTGATGCAGCTGTCCTCCATGCCTGTCTTTGTGCCCACGGCCGACTCCTCCGCCCCACCTGTGGTGTTCGGGGTTGACCACCAGGGCTCCACTCCGTGGGCTGTGCACTTACTGCCCTTGTCAGTAGGAACTCTGATCCTTGGCCTAGATTCAGAGGCTTGCTCTCTTAAGGAGACCCTCCCTCTTTCAATAATTGTAAGTCCTGTTGCTGTTGAGCCGATTAGTACAGATATTCAAGTGAACTTGGGGAAAAGTCTGTCTAATCCTTTACAAGAACTTGGGAACACATGTCAAAAGAGCAGCCTTTCTTCAGTCAACGTGCAGACCGATCTGTCTCATGCCGCACCACACTTTATACCTTCTGCACCATGGGATAGCCCGGATTCCTCTGTATCATCTTGTTCTCAAACTGATCTGACGTTTGGTTCTCAAATTTCCCTTCCCATAAGTGTTCATACTCAAACATTTTTGCCCAGTTCTAAAGTAACCTCATCAACAGCTGCTCAGACTGATGCGTACCTGGATCCCTGTTTCCAGTCAGGTGGGATCTCCAGAGAAACTCAAACCAGTGGGGTGCAGGGTCTGACGGATGACCGAGTACAGATGGACCAAGCTGTAATGTGTGGGGACATTTTTGAGAGTGTCCATTCATCATATGGTGTTTCTACAGACAGTATGATAAGCAGCAGTTTAGTAGCAGAGACTGTAACTCACAGTTTATTACCTCAGAACCACCCTAAGACTTTAGATCAAGAAATTGAGAAATCTGCACCAGTGATGAACTTCAGTGCCCCGAATAGTATGCTTCCTTCACAGAACATGACAGATAATCAGACCCAAACCATAGACTTACTAAGTGATTTAGAAAATATCTTGTCAAGTAATCTTCCTGGTCAGACTCTGGACAGTCGGAGTCTTTTGTCGGATACACATCCTGGACCTGACACCCAGCTCCCATCTGGCCCAGCCCAGAATCCCGCAATCGATTTTGATATTGAAGAGTTCTTTTCAGCCTCAAATATCCAGACTCAAACTGAAGAGAGTGAGCTTAACACCATGACCGCAGAGCCAGTCTTGGAATCACTGGACATAGAGACTCAAACCGACTTCCTCCTTGCAGACACCTCTTCCCAGTCCTACAGTTGTAGGGGAAATTCTAACTTCTTAGGCCTTGAAATGTTTGACACGCAGACACAGACAGACTTAAACTTCTTTTTAGACAGTAGCCCTCATCTGCCTCTGGGAAGTATTCTGAAACACTCCAGCTTTTCCATGAGTACTGATTCTTCTGACACAGAGACCCAAACTGAAGGACTCTGCACTGCTAAAAACATGCCTGCCGTGGAGAGCAAAGTTCAGTTGAACAGTACGGAAACACAGACCATGAACTCTGGCTTTGAAACCCTGGGGAGCTTGTTcctcaccagcaatgaaactcAAACAGCAATAGATGACTTTCTTCTGGCCGATTTGGCCTGGAACACGATGGAATCTCAGTTCAGCTCTGTAGAAACCCAGACGTGTGCGGAACTACACACAGTCTCCAACTTCTAG